A genome region from Plasmodium vivax chromosome 11, whole genome shotgun sequence includes the following:
- a CDS encoding Elongation factor 1 alpha, putative (encoded by transcript PVX_114832A; 96% identical to SP:Q00080: Elongation factor 1-alpha (EF-1-alpha){Plasmodium falciparum (isolate K1 / Thailand);}), with product MGKEKTHINLVVIGHVDSGKSTTTGHIIYKLGGIDRRTIEKFEKESAEMGKGSFKYAWVLDKLKAERERGITIDIALWKFETPRYFFTVIDAPGHKDFIKNMITGTSQADVALLVVPAEVGGFEGAFSKEGQTKEHALLAFTLGVKQIVVGVNKMDTVKYSEDRYEEIKKEVRDYLKKVGYQADKVDFIPISGFEGDNLIEKSDKTPWYKGRTLIEALDTMEPPKRPYDKPLRIPLQGVYKIGGIGTVPVGRVETGILKAGMVLNFAPSAVVSECKSVEMHKEVLEEARPGDNIGFNVKNVSVKEIKRGYVASDTKNEPAKGCSKFTAQVIILNHPGEIKNGYSPVLDCHTAHISCKFLNIDSKIDKRSGKVVEENPKSIKSGDSALVSLEPKKPMVVETFTEYPPLGRFAIRDMRQTIAVGIIKAVEKKEPGAVSAKNPAKK from the coding sequence atgggaaaggaaaaaacacatatCAACTTAGTCGTTATCGGCCATGTCGATAGTGGAAAATCCACGACCACCGGTCATATTATTTACAAGTTGGGAGGTATTGACAGGAGAACCATAGAAAAGTTTGAGAAAGAGTCCGCCGAAATGGGTAAGGGTAGTTTTAAGTACGCGTGGGTGTTGGATAAGCTAAAGGCCGAAAGAGAAAGAGGTATCACTATCGATATCGCCTTATGGAAGTTCGAAACGCCCAGGTACTTCTTCACAGTCATTGATGCCCCCGGTCATAAGgattttatcaaaaatatgattacGGGTACGTCGCAGGCTGATGTGGCTCTCTTGGTTGTTCCTGCTGAGGTTGGTGGTTTTGAAGGTGCCTTTTCAAAGGAAGGTCAAACTAAGGAACACGCCTTGTTAGCCTTCACCCTCGGTGTGAAACAGATCGTTGTTGGTGTCAACAAGATGGACACTGTGAAATACTCAGAAGATAGATACGAAGAAATTAAGAAGGAAGTTAGGGATTACCTGAAAAAGGTCGGATACCAAGCTGACAAGGTTGACTTTATCCCCATTTCTGGATTTGAAGGTGATAACCTGATTGAGAAGTCAGACAAGACCCCATGGTATAAAGGAAGGACCTTGATCGAGGCTTTGGACACTATGGAACCACCCAAGAGACCATACGACAAACCTTTAAGAATTCCACTCCAAGGTGTGTACAAAATTGGTGGTATTGGTACCGTGCCCGTTGGCAGAGTCGAAACTGGTATTTTGAAGGCCGGTATGGTTCTCAACTTTGCCCCATCTGCTGTCGTTTCGGAGTGTAAATCCGTCGAAATGCACAAAGAAGTTTTGGAAGAGGCAAGACCAGGTGACAACATCGGATTTAACGTAAAGAACGTTTCTGTTAAAGAAATCAAGAGAGGATATGTCGCTTCTGATACCAAGAATGAGCCAGCCAAGGGATGCTCCAAATTTACTGCCCAGGTTATCATTTTGAACCATCCTGGAGAAATTAAGAACGGATACAGTCCCGTCCTAGATTGCCACACTGCTCACATTTcttgcaaatttttgaacATCGACTCGAAGATTGACAAGCGTTCTGGTAAGGTCGTTGAGGAAAACCCTAAATCAATTAAGTCTGGTGATTCAGCCTTGGTTAGTCTCGAGCCAAAGAAGCCTATGGTTGTTGAGACCTTCACTGAGTATCCACCCCTAGGAAGATTTGCTATTCGAGATATGAGACAAACCATCGCTGTCGGTATCATCAAGGCGGTCGAAAAGAAGGAGCCAGGTGCCGTGTCAGCCAAAAACCCAGCAAAGAAATGA